The window aattgaaggtttcttgtttttttttctaagaaaTCAATGTAGAAATTAATACGTCGACTAAAatcttttcgaatatttttcgatCCGTTTACCAAAGCTTTGATTTCATTAAGCAGTGGCgtaaattttttcagtaattttttgttagtAGGTACATGGAAGCTATTAAAAAGAAACAATTCCAGAATGCCTCGATATTGCCTTatgaataaatatcaatgtaATAATGCAACGCCCTTATGCTTCTCATTTTCATCTAGTTAAGGGGAACTTAATTGACTATTATTTTGCATCTGGAGAGCTTGAGATGAgagaataatttctttttgaagaagttcATTTAAGATACGAAAAATCTCTAGGTATTATTCAAGTTTTTTAAGTACAAATACTTCAAATCTTctcattttattgaatttgttggAGGTTCacagaaattttgaatttgaataacgttaaaatgattcaaaaatatCCTTCTTTCATATCCAAGGTTTTTACTCGAATTGAAGTAGCTGTTCCCAAAAAATTTAGAGCGAAAATTAGTCGACCCCCTGATCAAATTCTttcctatgaaaaaaaatttcgatggGGTTGTATTTTCCCCATAcattatttcattctttttctGGATTCCTGCTCTTATTTGGTACAAATGTACTAACATTTTtcttatattgtttttttgaaaacaCGTAATCAAATACAAAGAAAACCTAATGGGTAATGGATTATGTACTCGAAAACAAATTGAAGAGacagaaaatttgaaagaagtatttccaaatattgaaatacttcaaataaaaatattgattgaagaaataaaacacttggcTATACGTTTCACCAAGTGATAAGCGAGAAATCAATTTGGATTACTTCAAATTAAATGGAAATGTTTTAATCAATTAACAAACGCATATGATAACTAAGAATTTATGCTAAAATCCCACTAAACAGCATTAAAATTGAGCCATTGACCAAAGAATatgttttgtttttataatttctttttgaGGTGAACGCTCTCAATGTTGAAGTTTCATAAATTATCAATATATGGCCACTATAGTTGACTacaaaagtttgaaaaaatattgacgAAAGAGATTATacaatttttgataaaaattgttGCGCCTCAATGTGTCTTCTTCTGGTTCACATTTTGCCACGGTTAGAATGATTGTTTGATAATCCTCCAGGTCCCAAAAGAATTTTCactaaattttgaataattgttgggaaaaaaattatttctgatcTCCATATATCGAGACAGAATCATGATAGAAATCAATATTAGGCCTGAACTTTATCCATTTAATCAACTAGGTCACACCAAAATAAttgattataataaataattttcttattgcgaccaagaaaattttctacGACTTTCGATGAACTTCTATTATTCACTATTTCGAATTTTACCAACTCCATGTCATAATCATAAAGATATGATTATATTTGCATCATTGCATTTCGAAATTCAGATTAGTTCCGATATGTTTCAGATAAATGATATTGTTTGGAATAAACGGTGAATATAAAAAGCGATTCGACAGAAGAACTGAAAAACAACAGCTTAGTAAAAGGAAATTTATTCCATATGAATTATCTGCACTTGTATTCTGAAATTATGTTTACCTTATCTCACTTTTTCTCAACATCGCAAGAAAGCGTATAAACTATCAGATAAATTCAGAAATTCGACtagttttttccaattttcgcttactATTGAAGAATAATAcgaatataaaacaatacaaatcGAGAAGATCGACATTCAAAATGGCTCCAAAGTCATTTGACGTAGGAGTTAGaggtaaaaatattttattcagaataatTGTACCATtacattcctcaaatttaattattttgtatttgaaaattttatttcttgtatttttcctttgaaattcTTCTTTCAGTTTCTTGGCTATCAACGGGATTAATATTGTTTACTGACTGATTTTTTCATAACGAAATTTCAAAGATGaaggatttttttgttaaactattactaatattcagaattttattTCACCACTTTCTCTTCTATTTCCTCGTATTTTTCCACAATATTTCACCTCATAGTTGTAAAGTTACGACCTAAAAAACTGTATCTATCATCAACTGGTtgaacgaaaaaaatttctgaaaacttctatattcatttatttattcctgGCCCTTAAACAGCTTAAAGCTGGTATCAGAGCCTACATTTACATAATATCTCTCATAAACAACAATATTTCTTAAATATAATTCATATCAgtcttgtaaaaaaaaaacattaatttccCATATATAAAGAAATAATCGAAGTTTAAGAAACTCTTTGAGGTCATGGCacatttttctaatatttccaCTGCATATAAGTTTTAAATACTCATCTaacagtattttttttcttggtttCATTTCATGATTGAGTACCTAGTTCCATCTTCTGAATTTCGACACTTATGACGCCAAGTAGAATATGGatgaattttcataaaaaaataagaattgcaATTTTGCTCTTTTAAGTGTCGAAATAATGTCTACAAAAattcatccttttttttttcattttttttttcacctacCAATAAATTATTTTCCAACCGCACCCGTACATCCGATATTGAGAAATTTTCTTTAGATTTCTCTGAGATCACATCTCACTTCAATGACTTCGTTCTCTCGTATAAAGCTAGACAAGAGAGCGTGAaatttatgtacaataacacCATAGAAAATAACATTATGGCTTTCTGACACGAAAACATCAATTTTTCACCGTTAGTTATGTCAATATCTTATCGTAAATTAGCTTTATTTGGTTTGATTTCTTCAGAGATGCTTCTAGAACCAAGTTTCCAAAAAAGGGTGAGTTTGAGGAATAAATCCTACTACAAATCGGATTTTTCGACATTTTAAAGCGTTGGAACCAAAAAGACTTACAATTCTCGTTTCATTTGTAGATTTTTCTATCGAATACGCCATCATTTAGCAACTAGACTTTCGCATCAACTCATATTCATAAGAAATCTTTTCTCTTGCTTAGGTGGAAAAGGTGGTAAATGATATGGCAACTAAAGAAAGAAAGGTATCAATAGGAAGAAGGCAGCAAACAGCATCCCCCTCCCCAAAAGATCTCCGTTCCACCCCTGAACAAACAGTTAAGAACGACGCAACAGTAGATTCGCAAAAAGTAGCTCCCCAAAAAACAAAGACAATTACAAAAACAGCGTTGGTGCGAAAATTGACCAAgggacagaaaaaaaagaaccaaaaaAAGAAACTATCGATAAAACTGACGTCGAAGGCCGCAAGGAAGGCAAaacagaaaataacaaaatcGTTGATCAATACTGCCAAAGTACTTGAAGCGAAAAAGTTGCTCAAAAACGGTAAAGTAGTACAGaaaaaagaggaagaagagTTCGATTCACATATCCTAGAACCCATATTTCCAGAAGAGACCGAATtagacaagaaaccaaaaaataaaagaattgtGAGGAACCCCGTAGCCAGAAAAGTCAAAACAGAGGTTGAAGACCCGGAAATATGCAGTGATAGTAGTACAAATTCCGTCAAATACTCTAGGAAAAGCAAAAACAGTATCAAAAACGATGAAATAGATACCATAAAAGAGACAATCGAAGGTGTTATTAGTGGTTTTACACTCAGAccggaagaaataaaaaaagaaccAGATTATTTATCCGAGAGCAGCAGAAGCGATATAATCAAACCAAAAAGGTTAACAAAGAAGCAAAAGTTATCCCTGttacaaaaagaaataaaaaaagaaaatatagaaaatgcATTTACAATAATAGGCCAAAGTGATCAAAAAATCATTGATATGCTAGATTTGAATGTTCTAAAAGTGAAAAAGACATATCCAACACAAAAAAGAAGACATACCATAGAAAAATTCCCCATGGATTCTGATTATCCTGGCATCGAAGACTTCCCCCCCTTGATACCATTCTCAGGTATACCCCAAAGCCCTAAAAATAAAAGGAAACCTAGAAGTTGTGTGGAGACTAAAGTTTTGAATCCGTATACTATAAGACCACCAGCAAGGATGCTGAGAAATGGTAAACAAAGAAGAATGAAAGAGCATCTTTTAGAGGGTTTAGatgatagaagaaaaaaaagaaggctGTGTTCGGAGGTGGTTGGTAGCGAAGTTTCAAAGCTCTCTGGGTATGATTCGGACAGTAGTTTCTCTGACTTGGTCCCACTCTCCGGTGCTGAGATCGATCTGAAGAGTGTCGAAGTTAAGAAAGAACAAATAGAAAATCACACTAACCTAACGCTTTCCGCAAATATCAGAAAAAGTCTTTCAGTGGAAAATCAATCCTATTGCACCGACTCCAATTCAAATCTGTGCGATGATCCTAGTGTACAAGAGAATAAGAATATCGAAAACTTAAAACAAGTCACGATGCTCAATGAGGACCTTTACCCAAATCCTAGTGCTAAAGTGCCTGAAAAACTGTTAATTTTGGACATAATGAAGCAAAACTTTAATGAAAAGGTCGATctgatcaatgaaaataatgcacCTAAGGTGCAACAAACTCAAAATAAACTTTCTCCGATAGTCGTAGAAGAAAAAGAATCTGGCCAGAAAAAAATGAGCGATATAATCTCGAAAATTGTAGAAACTATGGGTTCCGAAGAATTCACAGCTACAATCAACACAACTGAAGAGGGTCCAGCTGTGGTTATGCAAAATGGGGATATCAGAGAGAATATCCTGTGGGAAAACCAAAAGGATACTGTCAAAGAAGTATCTTCTCCTCCCGAACAACAACCTGTTGAGGAACAACTAAACGAAAATATCCCTGATGAGGTCATGCCACTTAATGATCAAATCACAGAAAATGTGAGTGTAATAGAGAACGATGTAGTTATGGAAGACAAAGCAATTACGGAGGAAGATAAAGAACCTCTCGAACAAAAACTAACACCTGAAGCTTCTGAAACTCTGGCCGAACCAGAAGTACCACCAGTTGTTTCTGCAAATATTCCTTTCGAAGCTGTAGCTGGACCATCGTCTGCTAAAGAATACTCCCCTCCAACATTCGAAGCTGTAGCTGGACCATCGTCTGCTAAAGAATACTCCCCTCCAGCATTGGAGCCTGATTGCTGCTTGCCATCAACCTTGAAGGTTTTGGAGCAGGTATCCGAAGAAGAAGCGGCTATCAAAGAGAGCATCTTGAACGCTCTTGGTCTTCAAAGTCTGAAGGCAGCAGAGGAGGCTAGATTAAGGGAAAAAGAGAAACCAGCGGGGGCAACAAAACCTGAATATACCGGAACCCTGAAAACTGTGATCAAGCTGAATCGTGATAGTAAGAAGAAGGGGAAGAATCACCCTCTGAAAATGACACTACAGAAGAATAAGGGTAAGAATGGAGAAGGAACTTCTGGAACTCAAGATGATTATAAGATAATGAAAGAGGTgagaaataacaatttaaaaaatatttatatataacaaCAAATCTAAAAAGTATTATGAAATTCTGTAAAGCCTTCAATTTTGATATTGGTTGATTTCAGTTGGCTAGAaatataatttcagaaataacaaACACCTTTAtatcaaccaaaacaaaaaacTTAATTATCGAAATTAGAATtcaaaaatacaagaaaataaaacaaatatgtAAATATTAAAAGTAACGGCTTTACAGAAGTCtgcaataatttatttcaaataatctttATGGAGTTTACAGGCAGTCCTAGAGTATGAGTATCAGACTGATAGGCTAGATAGTCCTAATGAATATTAAAGTTTCttacaaatttgaaaaaaaaaatttttttttcaatttccgaATTGGCTGAAGAATATATTGATGAGACTCAAAACAGCTAGTATTTAAGACAATGGTGTTCATTTCAATCATAGTCTTCAATTTGCTCTTATTTTCATCACGTTGTTTTCAAGGTAAtccttttttgatgaaaaatcaaatcttaaaatttttcgagtcGATTTTCTCGAAAATAATTGGGTTTAGAGCTTTCAACTAAGAGTATAACATTTTAAAGAATTCAAGAATTTAAATTCCATCACAAAAATTTACTGAATTGTCAGTGGTGTTCTGGTAGGAGACGCCATTGGAAAGTTTGAAAAAGGCAAGAAACATCAGAAGTTAACTTTTTACAAGGAATGTGGCTGTTTTGAGTCGCATTGAAATATACTCAGTTATTTGGAATTATTacaaaaacccttttttttccaacttgaacactctgtatctcggtAGTGAAAAGAGTTAATGTTAATAGGAAATTTGTTGTTATATTCATTAAAACTATCTACCCTATCTGTCACATCTACTCTGGGATACTTTACATtagtaatatatatttattattctaaaacattaatttttttctggaaaaagaTACTGATTTTATTAatgattttacttttttttatgatatcttttGACTTAAAggataataatataatagatgTGACTTGGATATTTTCGATTAACGAATATTCATGAGAGTTGTAGCATTCGATATTTGCATATTGATTCAGAGTAATTGAATTATCTCAGGAATTTTTATGTTCAAGTTGAACACTTTCTCTTGCatgaaaatgtaaatttttaacaatgctTTTGTTGTTGCAGGGCTCAACTTCCTGGAAAAACAGTGGACAGTCATCAGATTCGGCTGGTGCGCAAAGAAAAATACATTATTCTAACAGATCTAACCTGGGTAATTATTCGGTTTTGGGTTTTCCATATTCTCTTCCTTTTGCACTTTTTCTTTTAATCGCACTACATAGAAACACTTTCTCTTCTTCTGCTATTCCATCATAATATGGAACTTTTTgtataatacaaaaataatttcactcAAAGAGGCATAGAAAGGATAATTTTGTCATTAATGATTTTCACATTCTTTCTTCAAAACATCAAATTTCATCACTAAATTTTTCTTCGTTTATTTAATTATTCACTGATCACTTGAAATGATCGTTGCTATAACATTGGACAAAAAGTGATgacacaaaaaaattcaataatcgaaaTGAAGAAAGTACATGAGTGAAGTTAGGAGCTTTCGAGTATTCTTATATTGCTTCTTTAGAAACATGtaattaaatacaaaaaaaaacttatgaGTAATGGATTATGTACTCGAAAACAAATTGAAGAGACAGAAAAATTGTAAGAAGTATTTCCAAACATTGAAatacttcaaataaaaatattgattaaagaaataaaacacttggcTATACGTTTCACCAAGTGATAaacgaggaatcaatttcgattaCTTCGAATTAAATGGAAATGATTTAATCGATTCACAAATGAATATGATAACAACTAAGAATATACGCTAAAATCCAAATACACAGCATTAAAATTGAGCCATTGACCAAGGAATatgttttgtttttataattCCTTTTTTAAGGTGAACGCTCTGAATGTGTCTTCTTCTGGTTCACATTGTGCTCGTGATTCATAGGCCattctgttttttattttccattctaattattatttgtattttctaATCATCAAAAATAAGTTTGACCAAGAAATTCAACTGTTGGCGAGTATTATTGTACGATCTTTCTTCTTGTATATAATAcaaattcaatcataaaattcaactaTCCCATCCAATCAGTTCACTTTCAAgattataaatataatataagatgtttttgaatttttcgatatGATAGAATACATAGAAGGTTGAAATATACGCAGATTCAGTTCACAAAAGGTTATACTTAGTAAATTTATGAAAAGGCACAAAGGCTGAGGCCAACATAGTCTCTCAGGTGGAAGAGGACAAAAGCCTCTGCTGAGTAAATGTATAGCCGGGAAATCGAACTGAAAGATACTAGTTTCAAAGATTGTAATTGAAAAACAAGTATTTCACATACATTACTTTTATTTTGAATCCGATTAAGTCGAAACATAATCATAACACCTATCCAGTGGTAAtctttttgtgaaataaatatattcaaatcccACTCTTTTAGTTGGGGAAAATTTCTTTCTCTagttctgtggttattccgttcattcttccacatcttgtagaacaaaatcgtgcgagaatatatcagaaacgcacagttttcatggttatattttattattctatgttggtactccgaactttccgccacggctttatctgtcaattcatcaatttgccttaaagaaatcagttctgccaaccaacatttttcaatgcaaaaatcactaaaatatatttatggaaatatttcattaatttcaatgaaaatgcaatgaattagagaaaataatgtataatactcgcacagaaggctcattctaccactcgttcattccaaaactcgccacttcgtggctcgtttttgaattttgaactcgtggaagaatatcaatgccttctgcacttgtattataaataactatattggCATTTTCTTTAAGAACAGCATCTAATATAGTAATGAACCAAGATGAAGGATTTGTTTCATGTTATCCAAGACGTGAAAAGTATTGCACTTTCTGTCCAGTATTATAGTGAAAATTCAACCATACAATTGTTTGAAAAGGTTCAactaaaatccaaaatcaattcttcaattttcaattatttgtcCACTTAACGAATAGTTTTATGGTTATACAGCaatttgatttatattgttACAATCATAACAGACGTGAGCAGCGAACACACCACGGACGGTGAAGCAGCAAACCCCGAGGGACCAGCAAAAGCCTTAGTAATTCCAGAAAAAGCCAGTTCTTTCAGTATTCATCCGGAACGTTTGTGCAAAGACGAATGTTCCTTCTGTTACGGAAAATTTGGGCTTTTCGACACCCCATGTCACATAGCCTCGATCAAGACGATCGAGAGACAGGAAAAAATTTTAGCAAGTAAGTCTTGATTTCGTCTTTTGACCACTAGGCCTTCTAACCTGTTTCTCGTTTTACagtcgaaaaaaatttgaccaaaGACTCCTGCCTCTGCGATGCCTGCTATAGACACATCGACAGGAGGGCCAACACGCCTTCTTACACCAGTAAATCGGTGAAGAGGGGCCCGATGATTGCACCAGGTCCGAAGAAGAACCACTGTCATGTCTTGGGGTGCAAGAATGTTTCCGCGAACATCTTGCGCAGAAAGTGGATAATAAAAATGAGGCAGCAGGTCATGCAAACAGTAAGTTTGATTTGTTCTGCTAGACTTTCGGTTTTCGTTTCGGTGGCACAATAGATTTTGAAAAAGTGTAGAGCATGCCTTCATCAGGAGCAGCTATAAAACAATTGAACATTTAATATTACATACAGTTTTTTACCATTTACGTCACTTAAAAAATTGAGGGTCTtttttatgtttcgaatttgATGTACTGAACCATCATATATCAATGAAggtttattataaatattctttcTCATATATATATTTTCGTATAGTTTATtgtattcattcattttaataGTGTTGATATATATCACAAAGAATATTCATAATAAACCTTCATTGATATGTGTTGGTTCAGTACCACatcaaattcgaaatattaaaaaaggcAAAAAACCTCAATTTTGTAAGTGACGTTAATAGTAAAAAACTGTATGTAATATTAaatgtttaattgtttttttacaGCTGCTCCTGATGaaggaataaaataatttcaaaagctTGAGTATTAGAAAAAAGAGTTACCATTGGTCCATTGACTGCTGTTCCAATAAACCCCAAATCTTAGTGTAATTAAACAGTAAACTACACAAATATCCGAACTAATAATAGTAATTCCACTCTGTTCTTTGATCAGTTGAACTTGAATTGTTTGAATTACTCTCATTTTCTCTAAAATTCTTATCACAATTCTAGACATTCAATGTTTCAAgtagtttcaatattttcacttATCACCTTTTTAAAATAATGATAgtaataatatcaattgaatattaataataataagctcTATTTATGATCCTAAAACTATTACAAAAACCTGCAAGAAGGCCTagaatatttgttatgaaataatGCTTCATTGTAGTGactattttatcattatttttgttttatgtaTGAAGATTAACTGTATTGCTTGTTTTTCAAATCATAAAAAGCAGGTTTGATTTTCAAAGTAGAAACTGGATAGGGGATTTATCATAACTTGGGAGACctttttttataaatgaaaaaaacttaaaaaatggaaatatgcagtcatttgtTCATTAATATCTTAAACGTGAACTGTCTATACATATTCAAAGTAGATGAATGTGAAAATGTTGCGTAACTTCTGAAATCAAGAAATATCAAGAGTTTTTCATATTATGTCGAAAATTATCAACAAAATACaactattttttattatttttgacattttgcaTTGTATTCTGCAAGGAAAATGATGATAGTGTTCTAACAAAATATTATGCTCCTTAATCAGATAATGTATGAGTATGGAGATTTAAATTCACCAAATCTATTTCATAACAATATTTTATGATGGTAGAATTGATAAGAATGGTAGTTGATGATGAAGAAGGAAATTATAGGGAATGACTTATTTTGAAACCACTCAAAAAAATTACTCtgtttttataataaatcaagaaaatatcaaataattcggaaattactgaaataattatttttccatgCTGAATTCCAttcattcatgcaaaaatagagttttaagttgaattttttttacaattagcacacaatatttgaaacgccCTATGATGGTATTTCCTGAATTCAAAAGTTGCACAACCCTTCCACATACTTCAACAAATCTGAAGACACATTTAGGATATTGAGAATAAGTGTAATGAAGAAATATACTATGCATATTTCCAgtattttatagatattttgaaaactattcgTAATAAAGCAacagttgaaacaaaaaatcGTTCAGAATATCAaaggagaaaaaatatatattacctATATAACCAATAAAACTAAAGTCTTGCAACCATTTAAACTTATTAcagaaaatataatatcaatatcccaattttcagaattgaaatagGTCCAGTTCTAATAGGCTCTTGAACTTAGAATACCCTGTATGATAATAGTATTAATGTATAGAAAATAACATGCAACATTATACTTCAAATTATTGTCGAATTTTTTATCTATTTTTCTCATaattatatatacaataatgtaTTTTTGGGTTGCGTCTAGGTCTTTTAGCATTATTATTTGTGATCTTTTTGAAGTAGAGCTCTCTACTGTGTTGATTTTGACTGACTAGAATTTCTAGCTCTTTAGCACccattttttgttgtttatgGCCCTTTATTGAATTCCCAAAGGTAGCCATTCTTGCTGTAACTTCCAAAGTATTTTGCGTGTGAGGCTCGTTCACAATTTGGtactaataatttttatttgtcaCAGGTCAACATCGATTTGAACAACCTGGGCCTCCATTCGATTCCCATATGCAACGAACATTACTCCGCTCTGGAGCATCTGATGATCTGCTCGATGTGCAAGAGAAGACTTGCCAAGAATCACATCCACTATCTGGGACCCGAAGTCGATGATCTCAACAATGCCATGGAAGAGGAACGTATACCTCTGAAACTGAGTGAAAAACCGGTTGTTTGTAAGCTTTGCAGGTGTTTCGCCACTGTGATCTTGAAAAATCCCGAGGATAGGCCTGAGAACAGTATGCATTTCTTCGAGGAGTACAAGAAAAGGTATGCAATTTTATCGTAAACTTTTATAATTGTTTTCTGGATAAATATCtcttttgaataaaattgaaggaaacCTTATTCCTGattatcgacattttctgattctgtgatgaaaattcaGGCAGGTATttggtatagaatttttttcggaaaagttAGACCCCTCCGAAgattaacaaataaaattttcaacaaatattataattgtattGTCGATATTCGACGGGTTTTTGTTCATTGTTCACTATTGTTTCAGTTGTAAAATTCTCAGCCTAGTTGAATCATCATAATTTGGTTGGCTCTTGTTCAATAAAATGCTATTTAACATGAGCTTGCAatacatttatatttttctcGTAAATGCTcaagttttcgaaaaaacttgtaGAGACAAAAATGTTAGTTAATAGATTGGGTTTTTCAgccatatttaaaaaaaaatttgtaacaaaaaatattttacggTTGACTATTTCAACCCCTTCTAAGCATACTTCTGGgttgaaaaaattctgaaatgtgTAGTTGCATTGACAAATAATATTTACC is drawn from Harmonia axyridis chromosome 7, icHarAxyr1.1, whole genome shotgun sequence and contains these coding sequences:
- the LOC123684682 gene encoding uncharacterized protein LOC123684682 isoform X1 — encoded protein: MSISYRKLALFGLISSEMLLEPSFQKRVEKVVNDMATKERKVSIGRRQQTASPSPKDLRSTPEQTVKNDATVDSQKVAPQKTKTITKTALVRKLTKGQKKKNQKKKLSIKLTSKAARKAKQKITKSLINTAKVLEAKKLLKNGKVVQKKEEEEFDSHILEPIFPEETELDKKPKNKRIVRNPVARKVKTEVEDPEICSDSSTNSVKYSRKSKNSIKNDEIDTIKETIEGVISGFTLRPEEIKKEPDYLSESSRSDIIKPKRLTKKQKLSLLQKEIKKENIENAFTIIGQSDQKIIDMLDLNVLKVKKTYPTQKRRHTIEKFPMDSDYPGIEDFPPLIPFSGIPQSPKNKRKPRSCVETKVLNPYTIRPPARMLRNGKQRRMKEHLLEGLDDRRKKRRLCSEVVGSEVSKLSGYDSDSSFSDLVPLSGAEIDLKSVEVKKEQIENHTNLTLSANIRKSLSVENQSYCTDSNSNLCDDPSVQENKNIENLKQVTMLNEDLYPNPSAKVPEKLLILDIMKQNFNEKVDLINENNAPKVQQTQNKLSPIVVEEKESGQKKMSDIISKIVETMGSEEFTATINTTEEGPAVVMQNGDIRENILWENQKDTVKEVSSPPEQQPVEEQLNENIPDEVMPLNDQITENVSVIENDVVMEDKAITEEDKEPLEQKLTPEASETLAEPEVPPVVSANIPFEAVAGPSSAKEYSPPTFEAVAGPSSAKEYSPPALEPDCCLPSTLKVLEQVSEEEAAIKESILNALGLQSLKAAEEARLREKEKPAGATKPEYTGTLKTVIKLNRDSKKKGKNHPLKMTLQKNKGKNGEGTSGTQDDYKIMKEGSTSWKNSGQSSDSAGAQRKIHYSNRSNLDVSSEHTTDGEAANPEGPAKALVIPEKASSFSIHPERLCKDECSFCYGKFGLFDTPCHIASIKTIERQEKILAIEKNLTKDSCLCDACYRHIDRRANTPSYTSKSVKRGPMIAPGPKKNHCHVLGCKNVSANILRRKWIIKMRQQVMQTVNIDLNNLGLHSIPICNEHYSALEHLMICSMCKRRLAKNHIHYLGPEVDDLNNAMEEERIPLKLSEKPVVCKLCRCFATVILKNPEDRPENSMHFFEEYKKRLLHFNNIVPMDKAAAEEPIIVPTKERTDKEPYKKKRKLSKNLVEGDSKPGSPTVEATNASHSRSEQNGSANSGSESPSDYLVDYQSLIPSIAMECSDTETDKDKTRRVITLESLKKSVEVTAKSPSSELAVQRLGSNPYLSVRQLFPGEEELGLQGQIEFNNVKERTTEGWEKCNMSIQYDKPTKQLWQELQKPYGNPSSFLRHLVLLEKYFRNGDLQLKPNASRQSSSYSESVQNRLRAYDNIPTGASRSISIVELNSPTKKSSSGSPSNKETLIPTVLPGLPIMSTPSVTVTSVRPPPVTITQLNNSLLPITITKTKPPPPPGLISLLPGTNRPIAPLTKQPQSQKIKFPITKNWRPGLIPIDPTKPPEKKTGLVQVISGGKPFHITLEDYKKMCAIKRSFEMKQKQMAEAKKPQSPTVPAGTTLVKSNNKSLVITKGPISKVEPKIEQEPPESILDKLDQQVESLESTFNEGTTLLNMPRIPKSLTVIPQTVRKPSRPASPVLVITPKGKS
- the LOC123684682 gene encoding uncharacterized protein LOC123684682 isoform X2, with translation MSISYRKLALFGLISSEMLLEPSFQKRVEKVVNDMATKERKVSIGRRQQTASPSPKDLRSTPEQTVKNDATVDSQKVAPQKTKTITKTALVRKLTKGQKKKNQKKKLSIKLTSKAARKAKQKITKSLINTAKVLEAKKLLKNGKVVQKKEEEEFDSHILEPIFPEETELDKKPKNKRIVRNPVARKVKTEVEDPEICSDSSTNSVKYSRKSKNSIKNDEIDTIKETIEGVISGFTLRPEEIKKEPDYLSESSRSDIIKPKRLTKKQKLSLLQKEIKKENIENAFTIIGQSDQKIIDMLDLNVLKVKKTYPTQKRRHTIEKFPMDSDYPGIEDFPPLIPFSGIPQSPKNKRKPRSCVETKVLNPYTIRPPARMLRNGKQRRMKEHLLEGLDDRRKKRRLCSEVVGSEVSKLSGYDSDSSFSDLVPLSGAEIDLKSVEVKKEQIENHTNLTLSANIRKSLSVENQSYCTDSNSNLCDDPSVQENKNIENLKQVTMLNEDLYPNPSAKVPEKLLILDIMKQNFNEKVDLINENNAPKVQQTQNKLSPIVVEEKESGQKKMSDIISKIVETMGSEEFTATINTTEEGPAVVMQNGDIRENILWENQKDTVKEVSSPPEQQPVEEQLNENIPDEVMPLNDQITENVSVIENDVVMEDKAITEEDKEPLEQKLTPEASETLAEPEVPPVVSANIPFEAVAGPSSAKEYSPPTFEAVAGPSSAKEYSPPALEPDCCLPSTLKVLEQVSEEEAAIKESILNALGLQSLKAAEEARLREKEKPAGATKPEYTGTLKTVIKLNRDSKKKGKNHPLKMTLQKNKGKNGEGTSGTQDDYKIMKEGSTSWKNSGQSSDSADVSSEHTTDGEAANPEGPAKALVIPEKASSFSIHPERLCKDECSFCYGKFGLFDTPCHIASIKTIERQEKILAIEKNLTKDSCLCDACYRHIDRRANTPSYTSKSVKRGPMIAPGPKKNHCHVLGCKNVSANILRRKWIIKMRQQVMQTVNIDLNNLGLHSIPICNEHYSALEHLMICSMCKRRLAKNHIHYLGPEVDDLNNAMEEERIPLKLSEKPVVCKLCRCFATVILKNPEDRPENSMHFFEEYKKRLLHFNNIVPMDKAAAEEPIIVPTKERTDKEPYKKKRKLSKNLVEGDSKPGSPTVEATNASHSRSEQNGSANSGSESPSDYLVDYQSLIPSIAMECSDTETDKDKTRRVITLESLKKSVEVTAKSPSSELAVQRLGSNPYLSVRQLFPGEEELGLQGQIEFNNVKERTTEGWEKCNMSIQYDKPTKQLWQELQKPYGNPSSFLRHLVLLEKYFRNGDLQLKPNASRQSSSYSESVQNRLRAYDNIPTGASRSISIVELNSPTKKSSSGSPSNKETLIPTVLPGLPIMSTPSVTVTSVRPPPVTITQLNNSLLPITITKTKPPPPPGLISLLPGTNRPIAPLTKQPQSQKIKFPITKNWRPGLIPIDPTKPPEKKTGLVQVISGGKPFHITLEDYKKMCAIKRSFEMKQKQMAEAKKPQSPTVPAGTTLVKSNNKSLVITKGPISKVEPKIEQEPPESILDKLDQQVESLESTFNEGTTLLNMPRIPKSLTVIPQTVRKPSRPASPVLVITPKGKS